From Streptomyces qinzhouensis, one genomic window encodes:
- a CDS encoding DNA gyrase/topoisomerase IV subunit A, with amino-acid sequence MARRSTKTPPPDDFEERILDIDVVDEMQGSFLEYAYSVIYSRALPDARDGMKPVQRRIVYQMNEMGLRPDRGYVKCARVVGEVMGRLHPHGDQSIYDALVRMAQPFSMRLPLVDGHGNFGSLGNDDPPAAMRYTECRMADATFLMTESIDEDTVDFAPNYDGQEREPVALPAAYPNLLVNGASGIAVGMATNMPPHNLGEVVAAARHLIRYPGADLETLMRYVPGPDLPTGGRIVGLAGIRDAYETGRGTFKIRATATVEDVTPRRKGLIVTELPFTVGPEKVIAKIKDLVNAKKLQGIADVKDLTDRSHGLRLVIEIKNGFVPEAVLEQLYKLTPMEESFGINNVALVDGQPLTLGLKELLEVYLDHRFTVVRRRSEFRRSKRRDRLHLVEGLLTALVDIDEVIRLIRSSENSAQAKERLMTRFSLSEIQTQYILDTPLRRLTKFDRIELESERDRLNSEIDELTRILESDAELRKLVSAELAAVGKKYATERRTVLLESAAVPVAAVSLEVADDPCRVLLSSTGLLARTASGDPLPEPAEKRARHDLIVSSVATTARGDIGVVTSAGRLLRLAVIDLPQLPQTASAPNLSGGAQLSEFLSLETGESVVCLTTLAEDSPGLALGTVQGVVKRVVPDYPANKDELEVMTLKDGDRIIGGAELRTGDEDLVFITSDAQLLRFQASQVRPQGRAAGGMAGIKLSEGAEVLSFAAVDPAADAVVYTAAGSTGALDDSVTTVKLTPFDQYPRKGRATGGVRCQRFLKGEDVLLLAWAGAAPARAAQTNGTPAALPDPDPRRDGSGTPPPSAVAVLAGPPR; translated from the coding sequence ATGGCCCGCCGCAGCACCAAAACCCCGCCGCCCGATGATTTCGAGGAGCGGATCCTCGACATCGACGTCGTCGACGAGATGCAGGGCTCCTTCCTTGAGTATGCGTACTCGGTCATCTACTCCCGCGCCCTGCCGGACGCCCGCGACGGCATGAAGCCGGTGCAGCGCCGGATCGTCTACCAGATGAACGAGATGGGGCTGCGCCCGGACCGCGGCTATGTGAAGTGCGCCCGGGTCGTCGGTGAGGTCATGGGCCGCCTCCACCCCCACGGCGACCAGTCGATCTACGACGCGCTGGTGCGCATGGCACAGCCCTTCTCCATGCGCCTCCCCCTGGTCGACGGACACGGGAACTTCGGCTCTCTCGGCAATGACGACCCGCCGGCCGCCATGCGGTACACCGAGTGCCGGATGGCCGACGCGACGTTCCTGATGACCGAGTCCATCGACGAGGACACGGTCGACTTCGCCCCGAACTACGACGGTCAGGAGCGGGAGCCGGTGGCGCTCCCCGCCGCCTATCCGAATCTCCTGGTCAACGGCGCGTCCGGGATCGCGGTCGGCATGGCGACGAACATGCCGCCGCACAATCTGGGCGAGGTCGTCGCGGCCGCGCGCCATCTGATCCGCTATCCGGGCGCCGACCTGGAGACCCTCATGCGGTACGTGCCGGGGCCCGATCTGCCGACCGGCGGCCGGATCGTGGGCCTGGCGGGCATCCGGGACGCGTACGAGACCGGCCGGGGCACGTTCAAGATCCGGGCCACCGCGACCGTGGAGGACGTCACCCCCCGCCGCAAGGGCCTGATCGTCACCGAACTGCCGTTCACCGTCGGCCCCGAGAAGGTCATCGCCAAGATCAAGGACCTGGTCAACGCCAAGAAGCTCCAGGGCATCGCGGACGTCAAGGACCTCACCGACCGCTCCCACGGACTCCGCCTGGTCATCGAGATCAAGAACGGTTTCGTCCCCGAGGCCGTGCTGGAGCAGCTCTACAAGCTGACGCCGATGGAGGAGTCCTTCGGCATCAACAACGTCGCCCTGGTCGACGGCCAGCCGCTGACACTGGGGCTGAAGGAGCTGCTGGAGGTCTATCTCGACCACCGCTTCACCGTGGTGCGGCGGCGCAGCGAGTTCCGCCGGAGCAAGCGGCGGGACCGGCTGCATCTGGTGGAGGGCCTGCTGACCGCCCTGGTCGATATCGACGAGGTCATCCGGCTCATCCGCTCCAGCGAGAACTCGGCCCAGGCCAAGGAGCGTCTGATGACGCGGTTCTCGCTCTCCGAGATCCAGACGCAGTACATCCTGGACACCCCGCTGCGCCGGCTCACCAAGTTCGACCGGATCGAGCTGGAGAGCGAGCGGGACCGGCTGAACTCCGAGATCGACGAACTGACCCGGATCCTGGAGTCGGACGCGGAGCTGCGCAAGCTGGTCTCCGCCGAACTGGCGGCGGTGGGCAAGAAGTACGCCACCGAGCGGCGGACGGTCCTGCTGGAGTCGGCGGCCGTCCCGGTCGCCGCGGTATCGCTGGAGGTCGCGGACGACCCCTGCCGGGTGCTCCTGTCGTCGACGGGCCTGCTGGCCAGGACGGCGAGCGGCGATCCGCTGCCGGAGCCGGCCGAGAAGCGGGCCAGGCACGATCTGATCGTCTCGTCCGTCGCGACGACCGCGCGCGGCGATATCGGCGTGGTGACCTCGGCCGGGCGGCTGCTGCGGCTGGCGGTGATCGACCTGCCGCAGCTGCCGCAGACCGCGTCGGCACCGAATCTGTCCGGCGGCGCCCAGCTCTCCGAGTTCCTGTCACTGGAGACGGGCGAGAGCGTCGTCTGTCTGACGACCCTCGCGGAGGACTCCCCCGGACTGGCCCTCGGCACCGTCCAGGGCGTGGTCAAGCGGGTGGTGCCCGACTATCCGGCGAACAAGGACGAGCTGGAGGTGATGACCCTCAAGGACGGCGACCGCATCATCGGCGGCGCCGAACTGCGCACCGGCGACGAGGATCTGGTCTTCATCACCTCCGATGCCCAGTTGCTGCGCTTCCAGGCCTCGCAGGTCCGTCCGCAGGGCCGGGCGGCGGGCGGTATGGCCGGGATCAAGCTGAGCGAGGGCGCCGAGGTCCTCTCCTTCGCCGCGGTCGACCCGGCGGCGGACGCGGTGGTCTATACGGCCGCCGGATCGACCGGCGCCCTGGACGATTCGGTCACCACCGTCAAGCTGACCCCGTTCGACCAGTACCCCCGCAAGGGACGGGCCACCGGCGGTGTGCGCTGCCAGCGGTTCCTCAAGGGCGAGGACGTCCTGCTGCTGGCCTGGGCGGGCGCCGCCCCGGCCCGGGCGGCCCAGACGAACGGGACGCCCGCCGCTCTGCCCGACCCGGACCCGCGCCGTGACGGATCGGGCACCCCGCCCCCGTCCGCCGTCGCGGTGCTGGCGGGCCCGCCGCGCTGA
- a CDS encoding M16 family metallopeptidase: MGHTATAQAGSGGLTATEHRLANGLRVVLSEDHLTPVAAVCLWYDVGSRHEVKGRTGLAHLFEHLMFQGSKQVQGNGHFELVQGAGGSLNGTTSFERTNYFETMPAHELELALWLEADRMGSLLAALDDESMENQRDVVKNERRQRYDNVPYGTAFEKLTALAYPEGHPYHHTPIGSMADLDAATLEDARAFFRTYYAPNNAVLSVVGDIDPERTLAWVEKYFGSIPSHDGKQPPRDGALPDVMGRQLREVVEEDVPARALMAAYRLPHDGSRECDAVDVALTVLGGGESSRLHNRLVRRDQTAVAAGFGLLRLAGAPSLGWLDVKTSGGVEVAQIEAAVDEELARFAAEGPTAEEMERAQAQLEREWLDRLGTVSGRADELCRYAVLFGDPQLALTAVQRVLSVTADEVREIAAARLRPDNRAVLVYEPVPGPDGETDGDAEGAAAADRTDNDAEEGADK; encoded by the coding sequence ATGGGTCACACGGCCACAGCGCAGGCCGGTTCTGGCGGCCTGACAGCTACGGAGCACCGCCTGGCCAACGGCCTGCGCGTGGTGCTCTCCGAGGACCATCTGACCCCGGTCGCCGCGGTCTGCCTCTGGTACGACGTGGGCTCGCGCCACGAGGTGAAGGGCCGCACCGGCCTCGCCCACCTCTTCGAGCACCTGATGTTCCAGGGGTCGAAGCAGGTGCAGGGGAACGGCCACTTCGAACTGGTCCAGGGTGCGGGCGGTTCGCTCAACGGCACCACCAGCTTCGAGCGCACCAACTACTTCGAGACCATGCCCGCCCACGAGCTGGAGCTGGCGCTCTGGCTGGAGGCCGACCGCATGGGCTCGCTGCTGGCCGCCCTCGACGACGAGTCGATGGAGAACCAGCGGGACGTGGTGAAGAACGAGCGCCGCCAGCGGTACGACAACGTGCCGTACGGCACCGCGTTCGAGAAGCTGACCGCCCTCGCCTACCCCGAGGGCCACCCGTACCACCACACGCCCATCGGCTCCATGGCCGATCTCGACGCGGCGACCCTCGAGGACGCCCGCGCCTTCTTCCGCACCTACTACGCGCCGAACAACGCGGTGCTGTCGGTCGTCGGCGACATCGACCCGGAGCGGACCCTCGCCTGGGTCGAGAAGTACTTCGGCTCCATCCCCTCCCACGACGGCAAGCAGCCGCCGCGCGACGGCGCACTGCCCGATGTCATGGGGCGGCAGCTGCGTGAGGTCGTCGAGGAGGACGTGCCCGCCCGTGCCCTGATGGCGGCCTACCGGCTGCCCCACGACGGCAGCCGTGAGTGCGACGCCGTCGACGTGGCCCTGACCGTGCTCGGCGGCGGGGAGTCCTCCCGGCTCCACAACCGCCTGGTGCGCCGGGACCAGACCGCCGTAGCGGCCGGCTTCGGACTGCTCCGGCTGGCCGGGGCCCCGTCGCTGGGCTGGCTGGACGTGAAGACGTCCGGCGGGGTCGAGGTGGCGCAGATCGAAGCCGCCGTCGACGAGGAGCTGGCGCGGTTCGCCGCCGAGGGCCCGACCGCCGAGGAGATGGAGCGCGCCCAGGCTCAGCTGGAGCGCGAGTGGCTGGACCGGCTCGGCACGGTCTCGGGCCGCGCCGATGAACTCTGCCGCTACGCGGTGCTCTTCGGCGACCCCCAGCTGGCCCTCACGGCCGTGCAGCGGGTGCTGTCCGTCACCGCCGACGAGGTGCGCGAGATCGCCGCGGCGCGGCTGCGCCCCGACAACCGCGCGGTGCTGGTGTACGAGCCGGTGCCCGGCCCCGACGGGGAGACGGACGGGGACGCCGAGGGCGCCGCCGCCGCCGACCGGACCGACAACGACGCAGAAGAGGGGGCGGACAAGTGA
- a CDS encoding M16 family metallopeptidase gives MDFHPRPASGEPTPWAFPAPDRGTLPNGLTVLRCHRPGQQVVAVEINLDAPLGAEPDGLDGIATIMARALSEGTDKRSAEEFAAELERCGATLDAHADHPGVRVSLEVPVSRLPKALGLLAEALRAPAFDDGEIKRLVRNRLDEIPHETANPGRRAAKELYRSLFPASLRMSRPRQGTEETVTRIDSAGVRAFYEAHVRPATSTAVVVGDLTGVDLDALLAETLGTWRGDTAAARAKAEITADDTGRVIIVDRPGAVQTQLLIGRIGADRHARVWPAQVLGTYCLGGTLTSRLDRVLREEKGYTYGVRAFAQVLCSAPDGSGAALLGISGSVDTPNTGPALADLWTVLRTLAEGGLTDAERDVAVQNLVGVAPLRYETAASVAGTLADQVEQHLPDDFQGQLYALLAQTGTVEATAAVVSAFPVDRLVTVLVGDASEIAEPVRALGIGDVTVVKG, from the coding sequence ATGGACTTCCACCCCCGGCCCGCCTCCGGGGAGCCCACCCCCTGGGCCTTCCCGGCCCCCGACCGCGGCACGCTGCCCAACGGGCTGACGGTGCTGCGCTGTCACCGCCCCGGCCAGCAGGTCGTGGCCGTGGAGATCAACCTCGACGCCCCCCTCGGCGCCGAGCCCGACGGCCTCGACGGCATCGCCACGATCATGGCCCGGGCCCTGTCCGAGGGCACCGACAAACGGTCCGCCGAGGAGTTCGCCGCCGAGCTGGAGCGCTGCGGGGCCACCCTCGACGCCCATGCCGACCACCCCGGCGTCCGGGTCTCCCTGGAGGTGCCGGTCTCCCGGCTTCCCAAGGCCCTCGGGCTGCTCGCCGAGGCGCTGCGCGCGCCCGCGTTCGACGACGGCGAGATCAAGCGGCTGGTGCGCAACCGGCTCGACGAGATCCCGCACGAGACGGCCAACCCCGGCCGCCGCGCCGCCAAGGAGCTGTACCGCAGCCTCTTCCCGGCCTCGCTGCGGATGTCCCGCCCCCGGCAGGGGACGGAGGAGACCGTGACCCGGATCGACTCCGCCGGTGTCCGGGCCTTCTACGAGGCCCATGTGCGGCCCGCGACCTCCACGGCGGTCGTCGTCGGCGATCTGACCGGCGTGGACCTGGACGCGCTGCTCGCCGAGACCCTCGGCACCTGGCGGGGCGACACCGCGGCGGCCCGCGCGAAGGCCGAGATCACCGCCGACGACACGGGTCGCGTGATCATCGTGGACCGGCCGGGCGCGGTGCAGACCCAGCTGCTCATCGGGCGTATCGGCGCCGACCGGCACGCCCGGGTATGGCCGGCGCAGGTCCTCGGCACGTACTGCCTCGGCGGCACCCTCACCTCCCGTCTCGACCGGGTGCTGCGGGAGGAGAAGGGGTACACATACGGGGTCCGGGCCTTCGCGCAGGTGCTGTGCTCCGCGCCGGACGGCTCGGGCGCCGCTCTGCTGGGCATCAGCGGCTCGGTCGACACGCCCAACACCGGCCCGGCGCTGGCGGATCTCTGGACGGTTCTGCGCACCCTCGCCGAGGGCGGACTGACGGACGCCGAGCGCGATGTCGCCGTACAGAACCTGGTCGGGGTCGCCCCGCTGCGGTACGAGACGGCGGCTTCGGTCGCGGGCACCCTCGCCGACCAGGTGGAACAGCACCTTCCCGATGACTTCCAGGGCCAGTTGTACGCCCTCCTGGCGCAGACCGGGACGGTCGAGGCGACGGCGGCGGTCGTCAGCGCGTTCCCCGTGGACCGGCTGGTGACCGTGCTCGTCGGTGACGCCTCGGAGATCGCCGAGCCCGTCCGGGCGCTGGGGATCGGGGATGTGACGGTGGTGAAGGGCTGA
- a CDS encoding M23 family metallopeptidase, with translation MAFARSSGKHRGPSRMTRRSASIAGAATLATTGVIGTLAAPAFASDGDGRDQNGDPGTLSAEDTGTLQILAAEQPGTLQPLSAPDSLSAQVADQAHAQKQQAVARAQAEAEAKREAEARAKAEREARERAAREAERKRLLNTYQSPVAGSDVTTSYQANSALWSSGTHTGIDFHASTGTKIVSVGAGTVVEAGWGGAYGYNVVIQMRDGSYTQYAHLSSVSVSAGQTAMPGQQIGRAGSTGNSTGAHLHFEVRTGAEYGSDVDPVAYLRGKGVKV, from the coding sequence ATGGCGTTTGCCCGATCCAGTGGGAAGCACCGTGGCCCGAGCCGGATGACGCGCCGCAGCGCGAGCATCGCCGGAGCCGCGACCCTCGCCACCACCGGTGTCATAGGCACCCTCGCCGCCCCCGCGTTCGCCTCCGACGGCGACGGCCGGGACCAGAACGGCGACCCGGGCACCCTGAGCGCCGAAGACACGGGCACCCTGCAGATCCTCGCCGCCGAGCAGCCCGGGACCCTCCAGCCGCTCTCCGCGCCCGATTCGCTCTCGGCCCAGGTCGCCGACCAGGCGCACGCCCAGAAGCAGCAGGCCGTGGCCCGCGCCCAGGCGGAGGCGGAGGCCAAGCGCGAGGCCGAGGCGCGGGCGAAGGCGGAGCGGGAGGCCCGTGAGCGCGCCGCCCGCGAGGCGGAGCGCAAGCGGCTGCTCAACACCTACCAGTCTCCCGTCGCCGGTTCGGATGTCACCACCTCGTACCAGGCCAACAGCGCGCTGTGGTCCTCCGGTACGCACACCGGCATCGACTTCCACGCGTCCACCGGGACGAAGATCGTGTCCGTGGGCGCGGGCACCGTCGTCGAGGCCGGCTGGGGCGGTGCCTACGGCTACAACGTGGTGATCCAGATGCGCGACGGCTCGTACACGCAGTACGCGCACCTGTCGTCGGTCTCCGTCTCCGCCGGGCAGACCGCGATGCCCGGCCAGCAGATCGGCCGCGCGGGCTCCACCGGGAACTCCACCGGGGCGCACCTCCACTTCGAGGTCCGCACCGGCGCGGAGTACGGCTCGGACGTCGACCCGGTCGCGTATCTGCGCGGCAAGGGCGTCAAGGTCTGA
- a CDS encoding GntR family transcriptional regulator yields MRVPAQSVCRAIRDDIVSGVFPRGGRLTEEQLALRYGVSRVPVREALRTLESEGFVTTRRHAGACVAEPTERDAADLLEIRALLEPLAAARAARYRTEGHLKVLRGLVRLGQERAARGQVGELRPLDGWFHETLAQASAGAGLIALLLPLRRKIAWMYAVEPGVRRPVQSWAEHGAIVDAVGRRDPERARALAAAHMERAAAGYRLRLPARGASRPAAGSDVGAVTADRRW; encoded by the coding sequence ATGCGGGTTCCCGCGCAGTCGGTTTGCAGGGCGATTCGCGACGACATCGTCTCCGGGGTTTTCCCGCGCGGTGGCAGGCTGACGGAGGAACAGCTCGCCCTGCGGTACGGGGTCTCCCGGGTGCCGGTGCGGGAGGCGCTGCGGACCCTGGAGTCCGAGGGCTTTGTGACCACCCGGCGCCATGCGGGGGCGTGTGTCGCCGAACCCACCGAGCGGGACGCCGCCGATCTGCTGGAGATCAGGGCGCTGCTGGAGCCGCTGGCGGCGGCCCGGGCCGCCCGGTATCGCACGGAAGGGCATCTGAAGGTGCTGCGCGGTCTGGTCCGGCTCGGGCAGGAGCGGGCGGCCCGTGGCCAGGTGGGAGAGTTGCGGCCGCTGGACGGCTGGTTCCACGAGACGCTCGCCCAGGCATCCGCGGGCGCCGGGCTGATCGCGCTGCTGCTGCCGTTGCGCCGGAAGATCGCCTGGATGTACGCGGTGGAGCCGGGCGTCCGGCGGCCCGTGCAGTCGTGGGCCGAGCACGGGGCGATCGTGGACGCCGTGGGCCGGCGGGACCCGGAGCGGGCGCGGGCGCTGGCGGCGGCGCATATGGAACGGGCCGCGGCGGGGTACCGGCTGCGTCTTCCGGCGCGGGGCGCGAGCCGGCCCGCCGCCGGGTCGGATGTCGGGGCCGTTACGGCGGACCGCCGCTGGTGA
- a CDS encoding HPr family phosphocarrier protein translates to MAERRVNVGWAEGLHARPASIFVRAATASGVPVTIAKADGSPVNAASMLAVLGLGAQGGEEIVLSSDAEGADAALDKLAKLVAEGLEELPETV, encoded by the coding sequence ATGGCTGAGCGCCGCGTCAACGTCGGCTGGGCCGAGGGCCTGCACGCCCGCCCCGCTTCCATCTTCGTCCGTGCCGCCACGGCTTCCGGCGTTCCGGTGACGATCGCCAAGGCCGACGGCTCGCCGGTCAACGCGGCCTCCATGCTCGCCGTGCTGGGCCTGGGCGCCCAGGGTGGCGAGGAGATCGTCCTCTCCTCCGACGCCGAGGGCGCGGACGCCGCCCTGGACAAGCTGGCGAAGCTCGTCGCCGAAGGGCTTGAGGAGCTTCCGGAGACGGTCTGA
- a CDS encoding GNAT family N-acetyltransferase, whose translation MQTERDEGPGEARGEGRGERAGTGTGVPEAGPAGPGSAEPGAEHAYPDHWEADVVLRDGATARIRPITAADGDRLVSFYEQVSDESKYYRFFAPYPHLSAKDVHRFTHHDFVDRVGLAVTVGGEFIATVRYDRIDRNGRPASAPADGAEVAFLVQDAHQGRGIASTMLEHIAAVARERGIRRFAAEVLPANNKMIKVFRDAGYTQRRSFEDGTVHLTLDLEPTAESVAVQRAREHRAEARSVQRLLAPRGVAVVGVGRAPGGLGRTVLRDLLAAGYTGRTYAVNRAFPADRQEVDGVPAYRSVREITGPEGAAPGGPVDLAVVAVPAERVPDAVADCGEVGVRGLVVLSAGYAESGAAGRARQRELVRQARSYGMRIIGPNSFGVINNAEAVRLNASLAPYAPAPGRIGLFTQSGAIGIALLAALHRRGAGVSGGADGMDAGAGAGAGVGAGPAGLSTFVSSGNRADVSGNDILQYWYEDPDTDVALLYLESIGNPRKFTRLARRTAAVKPVVVVKGARHSGSEPPGHAVPVARIPDAAVDALLRQAGVIRVDTVTELVDVGLLLAGQPLPGGPRVAILGNSESLGLLTYDACLAEGLRPMPPLDLTTGATPAHFRAALVRALADDDCDAVVVTAIPWVRESGTAESGDGEELAGALRAAATAAPGKPVVVVQVELGGLTGALASGGGAGNRPHGAGPAEIAPGRGADRPAGAVPGGSGGPDSGPVPPGDRPGPDGPAADSRGTGSEGARVPPAGGAARTTGPATEPGVPGAAAEAAGPVPGAGAGGVGVTGEAGGTAPGDSTGSSAPDGPPGRADGSAAADGADADGGAEAAGGGSTAGGSGGERPGGGIPAYPAAERAVRALAEAVKYGRWRREAAGGGKVPEYEDIDEARAAELIEGLLAAGADGRGTTLAPRDAHELLAAYGIRVRPALPAPGADEAVRAAERLGYPVALKTTAPHLRHRADLGGVRLDLGGEAQLRRAYRELTELLGKPVELQPVVQAMAPRGVDTVVRAVVDPAVGPYLSFGLAGVASELLGDTAHRLIPVTDRDAAGQVRSIRTAPLLFGWRGSAPVDTPALEQLLLRVSRLVDDHPEVVGVGLEPVVVAPTGLSVLGASVRLAPTPVPTDLGPRRLPSY comes from the coding sequence ATGCAGACCGAGCGGGACGAGGGCCCTGGCGAGGCCCGGGGCGAGGGCCGGGGCGAGCGGGCGGGGACGGGCACCGGGGTGCCGGAGGCCGGCCCGGCCGGGCCCGGATCCGCCGAGCCGGGGGCCGAGCACGCCTACCCCGACCACTGGGAGGCGGACGTCGTCCTGCGTGACGGTGCGACTGCCCGGATCCGGCCCATCACCGCGGCGGACGGCGACCGGCTGGTCAGCTTCTACGAACAGGTGTCGGACGAGTCGAAGTACTACCGCTTCTTCGCGCCCTACCCCCATCTGTCGGCCAAGGACGTCCACCGCTTCACCCACCACGACTTCGTCGACCGGGTGGGGCTCGCCGTCACCGTCGGGGGCGAGTTCATCGCGACCGTCCGCTACGACCGGATCGACCGGAACGGGCGTCCCGCGAGCGCGCCCGCCGACGGTGCGGAGGTCGCGTTCCTGGTCCAGGACGCGCACCAGGGGCGCGGGATCGCCTCGACGATGCTGGAGCACATCGCGGCGGTCGCCCGGGAGCGGGGCATCCGCCGGTTCGCGGCGGAGGTACTGCCCGCGAACAACAAGATGATCAAGGTGTTCCGGGACGCCGGGTACACCCAGCGGCGCAGCTTCGAGGACGGCACGGTCCATCTGACCCTCGATCTCGAACCGACCGCGGAGTCCGTCGCGGTCCAGCGGGCCCGCGAGCACCGGGCCGAGGCCCGGTCCGTGCAGCGGCTCCTCGCCCCGCGCGGGGTCGCGGTCGTCGGAGTGGGCCGGGCCCCCGGGGGACTGGGGCGGACCGTGCTGCGCGATCTGCTCGCCGCGGGGTACACGGGCCGGACGTACGCGGTGAACCGGGCCTTCCCCGCGGACCGGCAGGAGGTCGACGGGGTGCCCGCGTATCGCTCGGTCCGCGAGATCACCGGACCGGAGGGCGCCGCACCCGGCGGGCCGGTGGACCTGGCGGTCGTCGCGGTGCCCGCCGAGCGGGTGCCGGACGCCGTGGCCGACTGCGGCGAGGTCGGGGTGCGGGGACTGGTCGTTCTCAGCGCCGGGTACGCGGAGAGCGGGGCGGCCGGGCGGGCCCGGCAGCGGGAGCTGGTCCGGCAGGCCAGGTCGTACGGGATGCGGATCATCGGCCCGAACTCGTTCGGGGTCATCAACAACGCGGAGGCCGTACGGCTCAATGCCTCCCTGGCGCCGTACGCTCCGGCGCCCGGCCGGATCGGGCTGTTCACCCAGTCCGGGGCGATCGGCATCGCACTGCTGGCGGCCCTGCACCGGCGCGGAGCGGGAGTCTCCGGCGGCGCCGACGGCATGGACGCCGGTGCCGGTGCCGGTGCCGGTGTCGGGGCCGGGCCGGCCGGTCTCTCGACGTTCGTCTCGTCGGGCAACCGGGCGGACGTCTCCGGCAACGACATCCTCCAGTACTGGTACGAGGACCCGGACACCGATGTCGCCCTGCTGTATCTGGAGTCCATCGGCAACCCGCGCAAGTTCACCCGGCTGGCACGGCGCACGGCCGCGGTGAAGCCGGTCGTCGTGGTCAAGGGCGCCCGGCACAGCGGCAGCGAGCCGCCGGGGCACGCGGTGCCGGTCGCCAGGATCCCCGACGCGGCCGTCGACGCGCTGCTGCGGCAGGCGGGCGTCATCCGGGTCGACACGGTGACCGAGCTGGTCGACGTCGGCCTGCTGCTGGCGGGCCAGCCGCTGCCCGGCGGACCGCGCGTGGCGATCCTCGGGAACTCCGAGTCGCTCGGCCTCCTCACGTACGACGCCTGCCTCGCGGAGGGCCTGCGTCCGATGCCGCCGCTCGATCTGACCACCGGGGCCACCCCCGCCCACTTCCGGGCGGCCCTCGTCCGGGCGCTCGCGGACGACGACTGCGACGCGGTGGTGGTCACGGCGATTCCCTGGGTGCGCGAGAGCGGTACGGCCGAGTCCGGTGACGGCGAGGAACTCGCCGGAGCGCTACGGGCGGCGGCCACCGCCGCGCCCGGAAAGCCCGTGGTGGTCGTGCAGGTCGAGCTGGGCGGTCTCACGGGCGCGCTCGCCTCGGGCGGCGGCGCGGGGAATCGACCCCACGGGGCCGGGCCCGCGGAGATCGCCCCAGGCCGTGGCGCCGACCGCCCCGCCGGGGCGGTGCCCGGCGGGTCCGGTGGCCCGGACAGCGGGCCGGTGCCTCCCGGGGATCGGCCCGGCCCGGACGGTCCGGCGGCCGACTCCCGTGGCACCGGGTCCGAAGGGGCCCGGGTGCCGCCCGCGGGCGGTGCCGCACGGACCACGGGCCCGGCCACCGAGCCGGGGGTTCCGGGAGCCGCGGCCGAAGCCGCCGGGCCGGTTCCGGGTGCCGGCGCGGGCGGGGTCGGTGTTACAGGCGAAGCCGGCGGTACGGCCCCGGGCGACTCCACCGGCTCGAGTGCTCCGGACGGTCCGCCCGGCCGGGCCGATGGTTCGGCGGCGGCCGACGGCGCGGATGCGGACGGTGGAGCCGAAGCCGCCGGGGGCGGTTCTACGGCAGGCGGGTCCGGGGGCGAGCGCCCCGGCGGCGGGATTCCGGCGTATCCCGCCGCCGAGCGGGCCGTGCGGGCGCTCGCCGAAGCCGTCAAGTACGGCCGGTGGCGCCGCGAGGCCGCCGGGGGCGGCAAGGTGCCCGAGTACGAGGACATCGACGAGGCCCGGGCCGCCGAGCTGATCGAAGGGCTGCTCGCCGCGGGGGCCGACGGGCGCGGAACCACCCTCGCCCCCCGGGACGCCCATGAGCTGCTCGCCGCCTACGGGATCCGGGTCAGGCCCGCTCTCCCGGCCCCCGGGGCCGATGAGGCCGTGCGCGCCGCCGAACGCCTCGGCTACCCCGTGGCGCTCAAGACCACCGCCCCCCATCTGCGGCACCGAGCCGATCTCGGGGGCGTACGGCTCGACCTGGGCGGCGAGGCACAGCTCCGCCGCGCCTACCGGGAGCTGACCGAACTGCTCGGCAAGCCCGTCGAGCTCCAGCCGGTCGTCCAGGCCATGGCCCCGCGCGGGGTCGACACCGTCGTCCGGGCCGTCGTCGACCCGGCCGTCGGCCCCTATCTCTCCTTCGGGCTCGCGGGCGTCGCATCGGAGCTGCTCGGCGACACCGCGCACCGGCTGATTCCGGTCACCGACCGGGACGCCGCCGGACAGGTCCGCAGCATCCGCACCGCGCCCCTCCTCTTCGGCTGGCGCGGCTCCGCCCCCGTCGACACCCCCGCACTCGAACAGCTGCTGTTGCGCGTATCACGGCTGGTGGACGACCATCCGGAGGTCGTCGGCGTCGGTCTGGAGCCCGTGGTCGTGGCCCCGACCGGGCTCTCCGTGCTCGGCGCGTCGGTACGGCTCGCGCCCACCCCCGTACCCACCGATCTCGGCCCACGCCGACTTCCGAGCTACTGA